One Thermoplasma volcanium GSS1 genomic window carries:
- a CDS encoding tryptophan--tRNA ligase, whose product MINPWSSSDFFDYERLKKEFGISDQSDNIDHFLFRRKVILGQRGFEYIKYAIDNKIKFNVMTGLMPSGEMHLGNKSAIDQVIYFQKLGGSVSIAVADLESYSTRGIPLDKAREIAIEKYILNYIAMGLQPCEIYFQSKNKDVQFLSYILGNWTNMNELKALYGFTDSNDILHINAPLIQAADVLHTQLNNYGGPAPTVVPVGFDQDPHIRLMRDLAKRMRIFNVFYDGGITVSIKGKGDSTMPVDQAYEYLSKRFSEVTKDYEYRVVKAKDGKEEDIVRTDIDLAKIGSEFNVFSFIPPSATYQKLMKGLKGGKMSSSVPDSLISMNDDVEEAKRKIMRALTGGRDTEEEQRKLGGEPEKCPVFDLYNYEIDDDKYVNEVFEECKSGKRMCGYCKREIADKMSIFLKDIKEKREIAREKLSLYIHE is encoded by the coding sequence ATGATAAATCCGTGGTCTTCGAGCGACTTCTTTGATTATGAGAGGTTGAAGAAGGAATTTGGAATTTCAGATCAATCCGATAATATTGATCATTTCTTGTTTCGACGGAAGGTGATTCTCGGTCAGCGTGGCTTTGAATACATTAAGTATGCAATTGATAATAAGATCAAGTTCAACGTAATGACCGGGTTAATGCCGTCAGGAGAAATGCATCTGGGAAATAAGAGTGCTATCGATCAAGTTATTTACTTTCAGAAGCTTGGAGGAAGCGTATCTATAGCGGTAGCTGATCTTGAATCGTACTCTACTAGGGGTATACCGCTCGATAAAGCAAGGGAAATAGCTATTGAGAAATACATACTTAACTACATCGCTATGGGCCTTCAACCTTGTGAGATCTATTTTCAATCTAAAAACAAAGATGTTCAGTTTCTATCCTATATCCTTGGAAATTGGACTAATATGAATGAGCTCAAAGCTCTGTACGGTTTTACTGATTCAAATGATATCTTACACATCAATGCGCCTCTCATCCAGGCAGCTGACGTTCTCCATACACAGCTGAACAATTATGGCGGGCCAGCACCCACTGTAGTTCCTGTAGGTTTTGATCAGGATCCACATATAAGGCTCATGAGGGATCTAGCTAAAAGAATGAGGATTTTCAATGTCTTCTATGATGGTGGGATTACAGTTTCAATAAAAGGGAAGGGAGATTCGACGATGCCTGTAGATCAGGCTTATGAATACCTTTCAAAGAGATTTTCTGAAGTGACAAAAGACTATGAATACAGAGTGGTAAAGGCCAAGGATGGCAAGGAAGAAGATATTGTTAGAACAGACATCGATCTTGCTAAGATCGGATCAGAGTTTAATGTATTTTCATTCATTCCTCCATCTGCAACCTACCAGAAACTTATGAAGGGTTTAAAAGGAGGAAAGATGTCTTCATCGGTTCCAGATTCTCTTATTTCGATGAATGATGATGTGGAGGAAGCTAAAAGGAAAATAATGCGTGCGCTAACTGGAGGCAGGGATACTGAAGAAGAACAGAGAAAACTGGGAGGTGAACCTGAAAAATGCCCAGTCTTCGATCTATACAACTATGAAATAGACGATGACAAATACGTAAACGAAGTATTTGAAGAGTGCAAATCGGGAAAGAGGATGTGCGGATACTGCAAGAGGGAAATAGCCGATAAAATGTCCATATTTTTAAAAGATATAAAGGAAAAAAGGGAAATTGCAAGAGAAAAATTATCACTTTATATTCATGAATAG
- a CDS encoding alpha,alpha-trehalose-phosphate synthase (UDP-forming): MRYVIASSRCPFSHDVVMGRELVKENVGGVATALKRAISKHGGTWICWGDGKADNRYVNEDVGTYKIKRIILTPQEKRGYYDMYSNRTLWPLFHYFRERVQYTDNGYETYRKVNEKFAEEILNNTSQEDIVWVHDYQLSLVPGILRQKGLKNRIIFTWHIPWVSREMFETLTESDEIKESVGSADFITFHTDLYRKNFESLFENRKHGKSIAVPLGIDYRYFEKAKSSQIKSYALKDKIMLFSIDRLDYTKGLTNRVLSIERLIRNHPETSGKFVYVMIVTPSRTSVSDYVSMKRELEMNIGRVNGEFGTISWMPILYMYRKISDHSLVSYYKSADIALITPLIDGLNLVSKEFIASTEKGILVLSKFAGASNCLRGALIVNPNSPDEVADAIYKAMNMERKEADERLLKMKAIVKARDTDWWIKRIYRLAIAKEHDRRVTNNRIE, encoded by the coding sequence ATGAGGTACGTAATAGCCTCCAGTAGGTGTCCCTTTTCGCATGATGTTGTAATGGGTAGAGAACTTGTCAAAGAGAATGTTGGCGGCGTAGCTACCGCCCTTAAAAGGGCAATATCTAAACATGGTGGGACGTGGATATGCTGGGGAGACGGAAAGGCAGATAACCGATACGTTAACGAGGATGTTGGGACTTATAAAATAAAAAGGATAATACTGACCCCACAAGAGAAGAGAGGATATTATGACATGTATTCAAACAGAACTCTGTGGCCGCTCTTCCATTATTTTAGGGAGAGAGTACAGTATACAGATAATGGATACGAGACATACAGAAAGGTAAATGAAAAATTTGCAGAGGAGATACTTAATAATACGTCACAGGAAGATATAGTTTGGGTACACGATTATCAGCTTTCTCTCGTACCTGGAATACTACGGCAAAAAGGCCTTAAAAACAGGATCATTTTCACTTGGCACATCCCGTGGGTATCTAGAGAGATGTTTGAAACTCTTACTGAAAGCGATGAAATAAAGGAAAGCGTTGGTTCAGCGGATTTTATAACATTTCACACTGACCTATACAGAAAGAACTTTGAAAGCCTCTTTGAAAATAGAAAACATGGTAAGTCTATAGCTGTGCCTCTTGGTATAGACTACCGATACTTCGAAAAGGCTAAGTCAAGTCAAATTAAAAGTTACGCTCTTAAAGACAAAATAATGCTATTCTCTATTGATAGATTAGATTACACCAAAGGGCTTACAAATAGAGTTCTCTCTATAGAGAGACTTATTCGAAATCATCCTGAAACATCAGGGAAATTTGTTTACGTCATGATAGTTACACCAAGCAGAACTTCTGTATCGGATTACGTATCAATGAAGAGAGAACTTGAAATGAATATAGGTAGAGTTAATGGAGAATTTGGAACCATTTCCTGGATGCCAATACTATATATGTACAGAAAAATTTCAGATCATTCGCTAGTCTCATACTATAAGTCCGCCGATATCGCTCTTATTACCCCGCTTATAGATGGCTTAAACTTGGTCAGCAAGGAATTTATTGCATCTACTGAGAAAGGCATACTTGTATTATCTAAATTCGCAGGAGCTTCAAATTGCCTCAGAGGTGCGCTTATAGTTAACCCAAATAGCCCGGATGAGGTTGCTGATGCTATATACAAGGCGATGAACATGGAAAGAAAGGAAGCTGATGAGAGGCTTTTAAAAATGAAGGCCATTGTCAAGGCAAGAGACACGGATTGGTGGATAAAAAGAATATATAGGTTAGCCATCGCTAAAGAACATGATAGACGGGTTACTAATAACAGAATTGAATAA
- the otsB gene encoding trehalose-phosphatase, with the protein MIDGLLITELNKLTPGSSYIFLDYDGTLVPIIMNPEQSLADPELIEMLTELRSKYKLFIVSGRSPEEIKRFIPLDLNLICYHGACSIVNGKTYYYNNAQSFLGIFNEIYQSSLNLVNEFPGLRIYKKNLAVLYHFGLMKPQDVPALERVIVEISQKEHVDVYKGKMIFELRVPGVNKGIAIKNVRDEETALIAGDDATDECSFKYNEDAITIKVGPGKTSAHFRVNDYSEMREVLKLLLNNAEKRS; encoded by the coding sequence ATGATAGACGGGTTACTAATAACAGAATTGAATAAATTGACTCCTGGTTCGTCTTACATTTTTTTAGACTACGATGGAACACTCGTCCCTATAATAATGAACCCAGAGCAAAGTTTAGCTGATCCTGAATTAATAGAGATGCTTACCGAATTGAGATCTAAATACAAGCTTTTTATAGTATCTGGCCGTTCCCCGGAAGAAATAAAGAGATTTATTCCCCTGGATTTAAACCTTATATGCTATCATGGCGCCTGTTCTATAGTGAACGGCAAAACGTACTACTATAACAATGCCCAGTCTTTCTTAGGCATATTTAACGAGATATATCAAAGTTCATTAAATCTAGTGAATGAATTTCCAGGTCTAAGGATCTACAAAAAGAATCTTGCCGTACTGTATCATTTTGGGCTTATGAAACCCCAAGATGTTCCCGCATTGGAAAGGGTTATTGTAGAAATATCCCAAAAAGAACACGTAGATGTGTACAAAGGAAAGATGATATTTGAGCTCCGTGTTCCCGGCGTCAATAAAGGCATAGCTATTAAAAATGTTAGAGACGAAGAAACTGCGCTTATTGCTGGAGATGACGCTACGGATGAATGTTCCTTCAAATACAACGAAGATGCAATAACCATAAAGGTTGGCCCTGGTAAAACCTCAGCACATTTCAGAGTTAATGACTATTCCGAGATGAGAGAAGTGTTGAAACTCCTATTAAATAATGCCGAAAAAAGAAGTTAA
- a CDS encoding carbon-nitrogen hydrolase family protein, whose protein sequence is MRVTVVQMASTSDKSENIEKTFKFLDSIGNSNLIIFPEYQIFVPDFKNGSDMINIAESESGEFMSNIANYAKERKSKILVNIPEKNAFNLKPFNTAVLIDELGTTMKYRKLHLFDAFNFKESAFFEKGNMSPMVFNSSETPFGVQICYDLRFPEAARILTLYGAKILVYQAGWFSGERKYDQWKTLLRARAMENGVFVIGSAQTGDMFTGHSMVVSPYGDVVAELDKDENYISMDIDLGVVEKYRSEVPLLKERRTDIYDVLDVSLFEKI, encoded by the coding sequence ATGAGAGTAACCGTGGTTCAGATGGCCTCTACTTCAGATAAAAGCGAAAACATAGAAAAAACATTTAAGTTCCTTGATAGTATTGGAAATTCAAACCTTATAATATTCCCGGAATACCAGATTTTTGTACCAGATTTCAAAAATGGATCGGATATGATAAACATTGCGGAATCTGAAAGTGGAGAGTTCATGTCAAATATAGCAAACTATGCAAAGGAGAGGAAGAGTAAAATACTTGTGAATATACCAGAGAAAAATGCCTTTAACCTGAAGCCATTCAATACTGCAGTCCTTATAGATGAGTTAGGAACTACTATGAAATATCGAAAACTCCATCTTTTTGATGCTTTCAACTTCAAGGAAAGCGCCTTTTTTGAGAAAGGGAACATGAGCCCTATGGTTTTTAATTCTTCAGAAACCCCGTTTGGTGTTCAAATATGCTATGACCTAAGGTTTCCAGAGGCAGCAAGAATACTTACCTTGTACGGTGCCAAGATATTGGTATATCAGGCAGGATGGTTCTCTGGAGAAAGAAAATATGATCAATGGAAAACTCTCCTGAGGGCTAGGGCAATGGAAAACGGAGTTTTTGTTATCGGTTCAGCTCAGACAGGCGATATGTTCACTGGCCATTCAATGGTAGTATCACCTTATGGCGATGTTGTAGCTGAGCTGGATAAGGATGAAAATTACATATCTATGGATATAGACCTAGGAGTTGTGGAAAAGTATAGATCCGAAGTACCATTGTTAAAAGAGAGAAGAACGGATATTTACGATGTGCTTGACGTAAGCCTCTTTGAAAAAATCTGA
- a CDS encoding NUDIX hydrolase, translating to MRQPEAAVGLIVQRSEVLFIKRKARPDDPWSGDIAFPGGFLKEMESPAQAVIREIKEEVSLYFTEYDILAEMPLHYPISKQLPVHPFIIKSYSFDDALPGDEVDEIKIADIGDLVKDYDEKKGNIFRFGDWIIWGLTYRILNTYITRYYGNFDF from the coding sequence ATGAGGCAACCTGAGGCTGCTGTGGGTCTGATAGTTCAGCGAAGTGAGGTATTGTTTATAAAGAGGAAGGCAAGACCGGATGATCCGTGGTCTGGGGACATTGCCTTCCCGGGCGGTTTTTTGAAGGAAATGGAGAGCCCAGCTCAAGCTGTAATACGGGAGATAAAGGAAGAAGTCTCTCTTTACTTCACCGAGTACGATATATTGGCTGAGATGCCGCTGCACTACCCTATATCAAAGCAGTTGCCTGTCCATCCTTTCATAATAAAGTCGTATAGCTTTGATGATGCATTGCCTGGAGATGAGGTCGATGAGATAAAAATTGCAGATATAGGCGATTTAGTAAAGGATTATGACGAAAAAAAGGGCAACATATTTAGATTTGGAGATTGGATAATATGGGGCCTTACTTATAGAATACTTAATACATACATTACCCGCTACTATGGCAATTTCGATTTTTGA
- a CDS encoding Zn-ribbon domain-containing OB-fold protein, with amino-acid sequence MTINPNAKLPEDESGTIVFSTDPLVIKYHYEIDYIHSYAQDSEFFRALGKHKLMGSKCKKCGYVYATPRAHCMMCGSETEWYELPLKGKVHTFTTCYFSGEEFLNETPFNLIMVEFEGVNSLFMSRLIGADTEDIYIGMPVKAKFRRNQKMNVTDVYFVPDVDK; translated from the coding sequence ATGACGATAAATCCTAATGCAAAACTACCGGAAGACGAGAGCGGTACGATAGTATTCAGCACGGACCCGCTAGTGATCAAGTACCATTACGAGATCGACTACATCCACAGCTATGCACAGGACAGTGAGTTTTTCAGGGCCTTAGGAAAGCATAAACTTATGGGAAGCAAGTGCAAAAAGTGCGGATACGTATACGCAACTCCTAGGGCACACTGTATGATGTGCGGATCTGAGACTGAATGGTATGAGCTTCCACTAAAAGGAAAAGTACATACATTCACTACTTGCTACTTCAGCGGAGAGGAGTTCCTGAACGAGACTCCATTCAACCTAATAATGGTTGAATTTGAGGGTGTAAACTCGTTGTTTATGAGCAGGCTGATCGGTGCAGACACGGAGGATATATACATAGGCATGCCGGTAAAAGCAAAGTTTAGAAGGAATCAAAAGATGAACGTTACGGACGTGTACTTCGTGCCGGACGTAGATAAGTAA
- a CDS encoding thiolase domain-containing protein: MKSKGRDVYMVAGGVTKFSKASPDMDFRLRVKKAFDYAMNDAGLTLADIDGSVASYFSDHFQRQLMAGIMVQDYLGLVPKPSKRIEGGGATGGLAFQAGYEEIASGRMDAVVVYGFETMSHVNTWKGNEFIALASDTNFDYPIGGFYTGYYAMMAVRHMHEFGTTVEQMAKVSVKNHGNAIHNPYAQSPMKITVEDVRKAPMVSYPLTRLDVCAMSDGAAVAILASEDKAFEITDHPVLVKAIGTGTDTMRLSDRPFGEVPLLPNESPSDYKGLKYPGVHSFRAGRMAAKEAYEKAEITDPINDLDLIELHDAYTSSEIQTYEDLGLCKYGEGGQFIDEGKPELKGKIPVNPSGGLLAAGHPVGATGIMQAVFMFWQLQHTIKKHFHDDYLQVPNAKRGLIHSHAGTGTYVTVTIMEAVK, from the coding sequence ATGAAATCGAAGGGTAGAGACGTATACATGGTTGCCGGAGGTGTAACAAAGTTTTCCAAGGCTTCTCCGGACATGGATTTTCGCCTTCGTGTAAAGAAGGCATTTGACTACGCCATGAACGACGCCGGCCTTACATTGGCCGATATAGATGGATCCGTGGCCTCCTATTTTTCGGACCACTTCCAGAGGCAGCTTATGGCGGGAATAATGGTGCAGGATTACCTTGGATTAGTACCGAAGCCAAGCAAGAGAATTGAAGGCGGTGGTGCAACAGGGGGTCTGGCTTTCCAAGCAGGATACGAAGAGATAGCATCCGGAAGGATGGATGCAGTCGTAGTTTACGGATTCGAAACAATGTCTCACGTAAATACGTGGAAGGGAAATGAGTTCATCGCTCTAGCTAGTGATACAAATTTCGACTATCCTATCGGCGGTTTTTATACCGGTTATTACGCGATGATGGCAGTCCGTCATATGCATGAGTTCGGTACAACTGTCGAACAGATGGCAAAAGTATCTGTGAAGAACCATGGCAACGCAATTCACAACCCCTATGCGCAGAGCCCGATGAAGATCACGGTTGAAGATGTTAGGAAAGCGCCTATGGTGTCTTACCCCTTAACTAGGCTAGATGTATGTGCTATGTCTGATGGTGCGGCTGTAGCCATACTTGCATCTGAAGACAAAGCGTTTGAGATAACGGATCATCCAGTCCTTGTGAAGGCAATAGGTACTGGTACCGATACTATGAGACTTTCAGATAGGCCATTTGGTGAAGTACCTCTCCTCCCCAATGAAAGCCCATCCGATTACAAAGGTCTGAAATATCCTGGCGTACATTCATTCAGGGCAGGCAGAATGGCGGCAAAGGAAGCTTACGAAAAAGCTGAAATAACGGATCCGATCAACGATCTAGACCTGATCGAACTGCACGATGCATACACATCGTCTGAGATCCAAACCTATGAAGATCTCGGTTTGTGCAAATACGGCGAAGGTGGCCAATTCATAGACGAAGGAAAGCCAGAACTTAAGGGGAAGATCCCTGTAAATCCGTCTGGGGGACTTCTAGCTGCAGGTCATCCTGTGGGCGCCACAGGCATAATGCAGGCTGTCTTCATGTTCTGGCAGTTGCAGCACACAATCAAGAAGCACTTCCACGACGATTATCTGCAGGTACCTAACGCAAAGCGTGGCCTCATACACAGCCATGCCGGTACAGGTACTTATGTTACTGTAACAATAATGGAGGCGGTAAAATGA
- a CDS encoding ACT domain-containing protein: protein MNVSDLVKEYVSRHPYVMEALSEGIVNFSSLSRKIMEQYNIKSFQAVEAALKRYKPQSGEPDYKNILSRSTVEMYTNVTVIILKPKSENMKLILSLAERQSINYGRFRLIQGVQGAALVMNDNDAEKIVRSIPKGEVIQMDRKLSEIVMTSPETITFTRGYVAYLSSILSHNGINIIQIVSFYTDVTFILDPEDLVRSFNILMREIRLSQSLIK from the coding sequence ATGAATGTTTCAGATCTTGTCAAGGAATATGTAAGTAGACATCCTTACGTGATGGAAGCCTTGAGTGAAGGGATAGTTAATTTTTCATCCCTTTCTAGAAAGATAATGGAACAGTACAACATCAAAAGCTTCCAGGCCGTAGAAGCGGCCCTGAAAAGATATAAGCCGCAGTCAGGCGAACCTGACTACAAGAATATACTTTCTAGATCAACCGTAGAGATGTATACTAACGTAACGGTAATAATTCTTAAACCAAAGAGCGAAAACATGAAGCTCATACTTTCGCTAGCCGAGAGGCAATCTATCAACTACGGCAGGTTTAGGCTAATACAGGGTGTTCAGGGTGCAGCGCTTGTCATGAACGATAACGATGCGGAAAAGATTGTTAGAAGCATACCTAAGGGAGAAGTAATACAGATGGATAGGAAGCTTTCAGAGATCGTGATGACCAGTCCCGAGACTATAACTTTTACCCGTGGCTATGTGGCCTACCTGTCCTCCATACTTTCACACAATGGCATAAACATAATACAAATAGTGTCGTTCTACACGGACGTTACGTTTATACTCGATCCTGAAGATCTAGTAAGAAGTTTTAATATACTTATGAGGGAAATAAGGTTAAGCCAATCATTAATTAAATAG
- a CDS encoding APC family permease, with amino-acid sequence MSATINFLMLKRELGIIDLTMSSVTGMIGSGWLFSALYASSIAGPYSIISWIVGSLIVAVLALIYADLSGRMPTAGAAAAYPFLTNGDAAGSINAWSLFLGYASTPPLEVIASITYMNFVMPGLINSSGMLTLRGMLIAISLLFVFFIINAMGIRHTSKVNNYISYLKIGIPIITSFFFISTMFSISNFSYVSSVHPEGIFTAIPDAGIAFSFLGFRQAVELSGEAKNPQRTVPIAIMLSVAIASGIYLLVQVAFIGSLKWFSLTPGDWSGLYNSAYSSGPMLVLASALGLGALASVLLFDGVVSPLGTSNVYQTSTSRVVYRISRMGFLTKKIGTLNSNSVPFYALLLDFFVMSLFILPFPSWYDLVSVNSDLTIIAYMTGPISLVIMNQLGIAPKGFKLPLAKILAPLGFVFSILIIYWSGYPTTLYMSIIALAGLVLFIFARRSPLKSLVGASYMIFILIFVPVASFLGSYGIGLFPFPYDIAIVAVASLGAFAIGTRLYVPSADMSDRIKETVN; translated from the coding sequence ATGTCTGCAACAATCAATTTTCTAATGTTGAAGAGAGAACTCGGCATAATCGATCTAACGATGTCTTCCGTTACAGGAATGATAGGATCTGGGTGGCTTTTCTCTGCATTATACGCATCTTCTATTGCAGGGCCATATTCTATTATATCTTGGATCGTAGGCTCCCTAATAGTCGCTGTCCTCGCACTGATCTATGCAGATCTTAGCGGCAGAATGCCAACTGCAGGGGCCGCAGCTGCCTATCCGTTCCTGACTAATGGAGATGCAGCTGGCTCGATAAACGCATGGTCACTGTTTCTTGGCTACGCTTCGACTCCGCCTTTAGAGGTTATTGCATCAATAACTTACATGAACTTTGTAATGCCTGGACTAATAAATAGTTCAGGAATGCTAACACTAAGGGGAATGCTTATCGCTATCTCCCTTTTATTCGTTTTCTTCATCATAAACGCTATGGGTATAAGGCACACTTCCAAGGTAAACAACTACATTTCTTACCTTAAGATCGGAATTCCGATAATAACAAGCTTCTTCTTTATATCAACTATGTTCTCCATCTCAAATTTCTCTTATGTGTCATCCGTTCATCCTGAAGGCATTTTCACTGCAATACCTGATGCAGGCATAGCCTTCTCTTTTCTTGGCTTCAGGCAGGCTGTTGAACTTTCTGGAGAAGCGAAGAACCCACAAAGAACAGTTCCAATAGCCATAATGCTCTCTGTTGCCATAGCGTCAGGGATATACCTCCTAGTTCAGGTGGCCTTCATAGGCTCGCTTAAGTGGTTTAGCTTAACACCTGGAGACTGGTCTGGACTTTACAACAGTGCATATTCATCTGGCCCAATGCTGGTGCTGGCTTCAGCTCTAGGCCTCGGAGCACTTGCCTCGGTACTGCTATTCGACGGAGTAGTTTCACCTCTAGGTACGAGCAACGTATATCAGACGTCAACTTCTAGGGTAGTATACAGGATCAGTCGCATGGGTTTCCTAACTAAGAAGATCGGAACGCTCAACTCAAATTCAGTACCGTTCTACGCATTGCTGCTCGACTTCTTTGTAATGTCCCTCTTCATTCTGCCTTTCCCATCCTGGTATGACCTTGTTTCAGTTAATTCCGACTTAACCATAATTGCATACATGACGGGGCCTATATCCCTAGTCATAATGAATCAGCTGGGAATTGCACCGAAAGGATTCAAGTTACCTTTGGCAAAAATTCTTGCACCTTTGGGCTTTGTTTTCTCAATTCTCATAATTTATTGGTCAGGGTACCCTACTACACTATACATGAGCATAATTGCACTTGCAGGCCTTGTTCTTTTCATATTTGCACGCAGGAGTCCGTTAAAGAGCCTTGTGGGGGCTTCCTACATGATATTTATCCTCATATTCGTGCCAGTGGCATCATTCCTTGGCAGTTATGGGATTGGCCTTTTTCCGTTTCCATACGACATAGCAATAGTTGCTGTGGCTTCCCTTGGAGCCTTTGCCATTGGTACAAGGTTGTACGTCCCGTCAGCGGATATGAGTGATAGGATCAAAGAAACTGTCAATTAA
- a CDS encoding MFS transporter → MNGKKGNISLLYAILVIVTITFAVRASNNMFMTEIPLVARYIIHFNEFLVGSVSAVGALATFVMSAFINSKLSSTLRRKVFIASSLAYALVFPTFYFSNSITIWPIVFVSGFVLGAIMPNIITSASLLPDRKARERVLSIYTLTLSISLVAGPAIEGYLLRIYPLLETFIFFSIFPALVFVTSFFIKFPEEQSNVKIEAKNVIKNHGFKVSVYNIMTYNIPFAFILTFGGIYARDFFGASYSTVTLMFSSFFFTSFISRLLLALKPPENLWRLMILSVLLTTVGLMGIVESPSLTVMELSMLILGFPHGFTYPLSVISISRAFDISSRNAANSLFFSIMMAIGSVMPFVSGSVVLYIGLKYSFVSVIPVILIILLLLHHEMKLLSIGKSGGQYTAA, encoded by the coding sequence ATGAATGGAAAGAAGGGTAACATTTCCTTACTGTACGCAATATTAGTAATCGTCACAATAACCTTTGCAGTAAGGGCCAGCAACAACATGTTCATGACAGAAATACCCCTTGTTGCAAGGTACATAATACACTTTAACGAGTTCCTAGTAGGCTCGGTCTCTGCTGTTGGTGCACTGGCCACATTCGTGATGAGTGCGTTCATCAATTCAAAGTTATCCAGTACTTTGAGGAGGAAAGTCTTTATCGCTTCTTCACTTGCCTATGCGTTAGTTTTTCCAACATTCTATTTTTCAAATTCAATAACAATATGGCCAATAGTCTTCGTGTCTGGCTTTGTTCTTGGGGCAATAATGCCGAACATTATAACATCTGCAAGCCTCTTGCCAGACAGAAAAGCTAGGGAACGCGTACTTTCCATATATACTCTTACGCTTAGCATTTCACTTGTAGCCGGACCTGCAATAGAAGGTTATCTGCTTAGGATATACCCGTTACTAGAGACTTTTATATTCTTCAGCATATTCCCCGCATTAGTTTTCGTTACTTCATTTTTCATAAAGTTTCCTGAAGAGCAAAGCAACGTGAAGATAGAGGCAAAGAACGTCATTAAGAATCACGGGTTCAAAGTTTCAGTATACAACATAATGACCTACAATATACCGTTCGCGTTTATACTGACATTCGGAGGCATATACGCCAGGGACTTCTTCGGCGCTTCGTATTCGACCGTTACTTTAATGTTCTCAAGCTTCTTCTTTACTTCATTTATAAGCAGGCTGCTCCTTGCGCTCAAGCCTCCCGAAAACCTCTGGCGCCTAATGATCCTTTCAGTCTTGCTTACTACTGTTGGCCTTATGGGCATAGTGGAGTCGCCAAGCTTAACTGTTATGGAGCTATCGATGTTAATACTGGGCTTCCCGCATGGATTCACCTATCCATTGTCCGTGATTTCCATATCCAGGGCCTTTGATATATCATCAAGGAACGCTGCAAACAGCCTGTTTTTCTCAATAATGATGGCTATCGGCTCCGTTATGCCGTTCGTATCAGGTTCGGTAGTACTTTACATAGGTTTGAAGTATTCCTTTGTTTCAGTTATACCAGTAATATTGATCATACTTTTGCTTTTGCACCACGAGATGAAGCTCCTTAGCATAGGCAAGTCTGGGGGGCAATATACAGCAGCATAA
- a CDS encoding DUF3834 domain-containing protein produces the protein MEKIKAIVAPGPVSYPLIAAKAKDIDMIFDKKGQGDIVLDSTVSLVKRGINFNISLIRKLSVVYPDIGKKIGVWRKGSANDVLLRALLDLNKKESEIVYAEDQREIRNMLTQNKIDSAVLSSAFAKGKAFEDLFAETKLYMPGSCAAYVKPEILDYFNSVYSEGIDRFRQDPSGTAEYVASVLPIKFDTEFIHAAILKSESGPLEVKPYEEFRAIVLNHSS, from the coding sequence ATGGAAAAGATAAAAGCAATTGTAGCACCTGGTCCTGTTTCTTATCCATTGATAGCTGCTAAGGCAAAGGACATCGATATGATATTTGATAAAAAGGGTCAGGGGGACATAGTTCTTGATTCGACAGTTTCTCTAGTAAAAAGAGGCATAAATTTTAATATCTCACTTATAAGGAAGCTCTCTGTTGTGTACCCTGATATTGGTAAAAAGATCGGTGTATGGAGGAAGGGTAGCGCGAACGACGTCCTTCTGCGGGCATTGCTAGATCTCAACAAGAAGGAGTCAGAGATAGTTTACGCGGAAGACCAACGTGAAATAAGGAATATGCTTACCCAAAATAAGATAGACTCTGCAGTGCTATCATCTGCGTTTGCTAAGGGCAAAGCATTTGAGGATCTATTTGCAGAAACTAAATTATATATGCCTGGCAGCTGTGCCGCATACGTCAAGCCGGAGATTCTTGACTATTTTAATTCAGTTTATTCGGAGGGCATTGATAGGTTTAGGCAAGATCCTTCCGGAACAGCTGAATACGTAGCTTCAGTATTACCGATAAAATTCGACACAGAATTCATACATGCAGCTATCCTTAAGTCAGAATCCGGCCCTCTTGAGGTTAAGCCGTATGAAGAGTTCAGGGCGATTGTCCTAAACCATTCCAGTTGA